A single Musa acuminata AAA Group cultivar baxijiao chromosome BXJ2-1, Cavendish_Baxijiao_AAA, whole genome shotgun sequence DNA region contains:
- the LOC135599016 gene encoding acidic endochitinase-like gives MAIRSPASLLLFAFLMLALTGRLQARRNSCIGVYWGQKTDEGSLADACATGNYEYVNIATLFKFGMGQTPEINLASHCDPQNNGCARLSSEIQSCQERGVKVMLSIGGGGSYGLSSTEDAKDVASYLWHSFLGGSAARYSRPLGDAVLDGIDFNIAGGSTEHYDELAAFLKAYNEQEAGTKKVHLSAAPQCPFPDYWLGNALRTDLFDFVWVQFFNNPSCHFSQNAINLANAFNNWVMSIPAQKLFLGLPAAPEAAPTGGYIPPHDLISKVLPILKDSDKYAGIMLWTRYHDRNSGYSSQVKSHVCPARRFSNILSMPVKSSK, from the coding sequence ATGGCGATCCGATCGCCAGCTTCGCTGCTGTTATTTGCGTTTCTGATGCTTGCGCTCACAGGAAGACTGCAGGCCCGGCGCAACTCATGCATTGGCGTCTACTGGGGACAAAAGACAGACGAGGGAAGCTTAGCAGATGCTTGTGCCACAGGCAACTACGAATACGTGAACATCGCCACCCTTTTCAAGTTTGGCATGGGCCAAACTCCAGAGATCAACCTCGCTAGCCACTGTGACCCTCAGAACAACGGCTGCGCGCGCTTAAGCAGCGAAATCCAGTCCTGCCAGGAGCGTGGAGTCAAGGTGATGCTCTCCATCGGAGGTGGCGGGTCTTATGGCCTGAGTTCCACCGAAGACGCCAAGGACGTGGCGTCATACCTCTGGCACAGTTTCTTGGGTGGTTCTGCTGCTCGCTACTCTCGACCCCTCGGGGATGCGGTTCTGGATGGCATAGACTTCAACATCGCCGGAGGGAGCACAGAACACTATGATGAACTTGCCGCTTTCCTCAAGGCCTACAACGAGCAGGAGGCCGGAACGAAGAAAGTTCACTTGAGTGCTGCTCCGCAGTGTCCTTTCCCGGATTACTGGCTTGGCAACGCACTCAGAACAGATCTCTTCGACTTCGTGTGGGTGCAGTTCTTCAACAACCCTTCGTGCCATTTCTCCCAGAACGCTATCAATCTTGCAAATGCGTTCAACAATTGGGTCATGTCCATCCCTGCGCAAAAGCTGTTCCTTGGGCTTCCTGCTGCTCCTGAGGCTGCTCCAACTGGTGGCTACATTCCACCCCATGATCTCATATCTAAAGTTCTTCCGATCCTAAAGGATTCCGACAAGTACGCAGGAATCATGCTGTGGACTAGATACCACGACAGAAACTCCGGCTACAGTTCTCAAGTCAAGTCCCACGTGTGTCCAGCGCGTCGGTTCTCCAACATCTTATCTATGCCGGTGAAGTCTTCCAAGTAA